Within Deltaproteobacteria bacterium, the genomic segment CGCCCCGCGGAGCCGGTCGGCCTCGGCCTCGACGTAGCCCTCGGCGATGCGAATGCGGGCTCCCATCTTCTGCAGCCCCGTCAAGTGGAGGTCGACCGGCCGCGCGCCGATCGCGCAGCCGCCTGGCGTCGAGACGCGCGCCCGGCCGAAGCGGGCGAGGAGCGGGCCGAGCACCAGGAAGGAGGCCCGCATGGTCTTCACCAGCTCGTAGGGGGCCTCGCTGCGGGCGACGTCGCCTGCCTCGACGGTGATCTCGTGCCCGTCCGGCCCGGGCGCGACCCGCGCGCCGAGATGGCGGAGCACGGCCACCGCGGTCCGGATGTCGCGCAGCACGGGCACGTTCCGGATGAGGCAGCGGCGGGGGGTGAGCAGGGTGGAGAAGAGGAGCGGCAGCGCCGCGTTCTTCGAGCCGCTCACGGTGACCTCGCCGTCGAGGACGGCGCCGCCCCGGATCACGATCGTGTCCACGCGTCCGGCCTCCTCTCGACCGCCACCACGCGCTCGATGCCGGCGTGATCGCGCACCAGCCGCGCGCCGAGCCAGCACCCGTCGGTCGCGACGAGCTTGCCCACCGCGGCGGCCTGTCCAGCTCCGATCTCCATCACCAGCCACCCCCCCGCCGCGAGCGCCCGAGGCGCGTCGGCGACGAGCCGCCGGATACACACCAGGCCGTCGGGCCCCCCGTCGAGCGCCGCGCGCGGCTCGTGGTCCCGCACCTCGGGGGCGAGTGCGGCGAGCTCCGCATCCGAGACGTAGGGCGGGTTCGACACGATCAGGTCGAAGGCCCCCGCCCGCCAGGGGGCGATGAGGTCGGCGGCGACGCAGCCCACGCCGGGGGCGTGCCGGCCGAGGTTCGCGCGCGCGACGGCGAGGGCATCCCGCTCGCGGTCGCTCGCCCACACGCGGGCCGCGGGGAGCGCGCGCGCGAGCGCCGCCGCGACCGCACCGCTTCCCGTGCCGAGGTCGAGCACGCGCCGCGCCGCGGGCACCACGGCGAGCGCCGTCTCGACGAGGAGCTCCGTCTCCGG encodes:
- the prmC gene encoding peptide chain release factor N(5)-glutamine methyltransferase is translated as MTSAGAALAAAIEQLGTAGVPEPRPDAEVLLAHALGTSRTDVIARAREPLLQEVAARFERLVARRAARVPLHHLVGEREFWSLPFAVDARVLIPRPETELLVETALAVVPAARRVLDLGTGSGAVAAALARALPAARVWASDRERDALAVARANLGRHAPGVGCVAADLIAPWRAGAFDLIVSNPPYVSDAELAALAPEVRDHEPRAALDGGPDGLVCIRRLVADAPRALAAGGWLVMEIGAGQAAAVGKLVATDGCWLGARLVRDHAGIERVVAVERRPDAWTRS